CGGTCGAGGGATGGGAGCTGAGGCCTGGGGGTTTGGGGTAATAGAGCTTCAGTGACCGCACGGTGGGAAGTTGTGCCTGCAGGAGGCTCAGGGGCCGTGCGCGTGGAAGGCCCGGGGCAAGGCCCAGCCTGCCGAGGGGCGGCGTTCTCCTGCGCTGGGCTGGTGTCTCCTTCCTGCAGGGCAGGCCAAAAAGCCTCCCCCATGCCCGGCGCTGCtcctggccgggagccccactgGAGGTGCTCTGCCGGGGTTGTCCTGCGTCCCACCTGGGAATCTGACTCCTCCCTTTTCCCTCCTGCCAGGGCCTGGATTTTGAGGCGCAGAAGCAGTTTGTGCTGCTCGTTATCGCCCTGAATGACATTCCCTTCTCCGTGAGTCTCCCGACGTCCACTGCCACCGTCACCGTGAACGTGGAGGACATGAACGAAGCCCCAGACTTTATTCCGCCCGTCAAAAGCGCGGTGGTCTCGGAGGCCTTGCCCGTAGGACAGGAAGTCACCTCCTACACAGCCCGGGACCCGGATCGGAGCCAGCTGCAGAAAATCACGTAAGGGCAGCAGTGCTGCAGCCGGGCCTTGGCCAGCTCCAGGGACCGAGCCCGGCAGCCTCTCCAttactgcagctgctgcctcggCCACCCCCAGAGCAGTCCAGAAATGCTGCACCATGGCCGGAGGTGTCCACAGgccgggggcagagccaggcgcTGGGAGGGGCTGAGTGCAGCCAGCTCCCCCTTCCTGCGTGGGAATCCTCGGCTCGCGGAGAGGAAATACGGGGAAATTCTCCTGGCAGAGCCGGGGCGGGATTGTCCTGCCACAGCTCAGACCTAACTCGGCACACTCTGCCGTCAGGCGTTGCACCGGGCGCCTAGGAACGCACTGAGCGGGCTCTTGGCACGGGTGACCAGGGGATGTGCTGCGTGTGCAGGGCCGCCAAGCCgcccgcagagccaggcacagcaggccTGAGCCGGGAGGCAGAGCAGGTGCGTGCTCTGCAAGGCTGCGTCTGCGCAGCTGTTTTGGAGGAGCTCGTTTCCAAGTAGCGCATCTGCACACACAATTCACCTCACGAGAGCAGCCGTGCGGCTCAGATGCTGAATCGCAGTTCAGGCCACcctggagcggggctggcggaggcCCCCGGATCCCCTGGCCGTACAGCCCCTGGTCCAAACTAGTCCTGTCGAATGAGCTCTCCAGATCTCGCACGAAGCCGCCCGCTGCTTGGGAACGATTTGGGACTAGTGGTTTGGGCGGCTGGACGCTCACAGAGCTCTTTCCAAATAGCGGCCGCGCCAACACGCAGCTCCCGCCAGCGCTTCAGCTGATGTGCTTAGGGTGAGGCAGTGTTCGCTGGCTGCGAGCTGGTCTGCCTTTGccgggcagcagggctggcaggtgcAGTGCTCAGCCGCTGACGGGAGCCAGTGTGGGAGTGAGATGGCACTTTGATTACTGCACAGGCTGTACCTTGAGCTAATGTCGCAGCCTGGACAAGTCCAACCATCCTCACCCGGCCCTGTCTCCTGAGCTGCTTCCCTGCGGTCCCCACGCTGCGAGCTCGGGGTGCCCTTCTGCCTTGCCCGCCGGCGAGCTGCTTTCTGCCAGAGAAACCTGGCAAGGACCAGGAgcccatggcaggggctgagctctcccctcctgcaggggctgtgagcaggagacAGGCAGCTCGCTGGACTTCTGCCTGCAGCTGTCCTGGGCAGGGTCGGCTTGCACAGAGCAGGGCCCATCTGCTCAGTCCCTGCACTCCACGCTCATGCCTGCTTGCCCCCCCCACCAGGTACAGCATGGGGAACGACCCTGCCGGCTGGCTGGCTATTGACCCTGAAAATGGCATCATCACCTCCAGACTCCCTCTGGACAGGGAGTCGAGCTATGTCGTCAACAGCACCTACAAGGCCATCGTCCTGGCCGTGGATTCCGGTAAGGGCCCGCAGCTGAGCCCTTGTTCTGCGTCCCTCGCCAGGCGAGGACACGCCCGCCCCCCAGCTGCGGCACTGCCTCTCCCGGGGCCCAGCCTTTGCCTGGTGCTCACGTAGCTGCTCTCCTCTCCTGAGCCCGGCGTGCTGCCCTGCTGGCGGGGAAGGGCGTCCAGGAGACCCCCAGGCTGTGCCGTGTAACACTCTGGCAAAGGAAGAACAGTGcccttgccctggctgggacgtGGCCGGGATAGTGGGGCACCAGGAGAGCCGTGGAAATGTTCACTAGAGCAAGGCACCACTTAAAGCTGTCTGAGCCcagctcccccagtcccagcccaccTGGTGGCAAGGATTCTCCAGCAGAACTAGCCCCCAGGTGCCTAtacagtgctggggggcagcacagGGCCACGTGGTGTCCTCTGCTCTGAGCCGTGGCCGCTGTCTCTCTCAGGGCAGCCCATGGCCACGGGCACGGGGACCTTGCTGCtgaccctggaggacgtgaatGACAACGGGCCGGTGCCAGAGCCCCGGGAGTTTGACATCTGCAATCAGAACCCTGTGGAGCAGCGGCTCCGTATTGTGGACCTAGACCTGCCCCCAAACACCTATCCCTTCAGGGCAGAGCtgatgcatggctctggctccaacTGGACAGCAGCTGTGAACGCGCAGGGTaaggggctgggctgctgtgcGCCCTCCTGGGCTTGTCCTGCTGCAAAGCggggccaggcccctgcccagccaTCCAGAGGAGTCCTGCCCCCGGGCTGGTGTTCTCGCCAGGGCTGGCGGCCCAGGGTAGGACTGGGCCCATCCACTGGGCTTTCATGGTTCATTTGCCTTGTGGAATGGCCAGCAGCGCCTCAGGCTCTTCCATTTGCTGATTGTGCTCCCCGCTCCCAGCAAAGCGAGATGCAGGCACCGCAGttccctggggtgtggggtggatgCTTTTTCACTGAGCTGCCCAGCCACCGCTGCCCATGTGAGAGGTCTGGGGCGGGCAGGCATCTGCTGGGCTACTCGTCCGGTGCCAGCCAGCCTCCCAGGGCCCTGTAGCTATGGCAGGGGGACCTGAGGGGAGAAGCCTGCTAGGAATGACCCAGCAGACCATGTGAAGTGGCCTCAGGTTCCCAGGTGCCTGCTGGATGTAGCCAGTGGCAGCTCAAGCCCTCTAATGCCCCCCAGTGCCATCAGGCTGCCAGCCGTAAGGTTTGCTAGCCTCCCCGCCACACCCTGTGTAAACCTTCTGGCCAGAGCTGGGCTTGGCAGACGGCCAGGCCCTGGcgctgggcagctgctccacagaGCATCTGGCCATAgagctggaggtgctggggcCGTGCAGCAGTACTGCTGTGGCATGGCCAGGGCTCCAGGATCCCTGGCAGGCCCGTACGCAGGAATCTGTGTGGGTGCGGGCGTGTGACCTGCAAGTGTGTTAACTGCAAGGAGCTCAGACTTGTCGCGCAGCTAGTGTGCTGGAGAGAGGCTAGTGAAAAGCTAGAGTGGAAACGGTGACTGGGAAATGGTTTTGCTGTACTAACCACGTCTACAGTAATTAGGGTTTTGCAGAAATCTTACTGTAATATCCCAagggaaaaacaatattccctcctccccctgcctttcctgttgctagcatcccagggcctgctgggaaatgtagtcctttccctggtccagggccagctctctaggaagggaggtggccaaggaactacaactcccagggggccttgggttcccccatcatgtcctgcaggctcccctggcacagtgcagcagagggaagggagagaaaccaggcaTGGAGGGTACATTTATCTGAGCCCACCTGCAGTGGGGTTCTGACTCCCAagtctgctccctgctgcaggagacAGCCTGGACATAAAGCTTACCAGACAACTGGAGCCAGGAGATTACAGCATCTTCCTGAAGCTGGTGGACAACCAGGGTAAATCCCAGGTGACGACTGTCAAAGCCCGCGTGTGCGACTGTGAGGGGGAAGCCAGGAACTGCGAGCGGAAAGCAGCCATCGCGGGCGGCATGGGGATCCCCGTCATCCTGGGGATTCTCGGCGGAATCCTGGCCTTGCTCAGTGAGTACCGCAGCACCCTGGGGAGGAGCAAAGAGCCGCATGCGCCTGCCGTagatggcctggcctggcctcggGGCGGCTGAGAACTCCCGGGGGCTGCGGCGGCTCAGCAGAGGGAATGGTGGCCCCTGCTCAAGGTGACACttctgctccctctgcccagtcctgctgctggtgctgctgctcttcGCGCGGAAGAAGAGGGGGGTGAAGGAGCTCTTGCTGCCCCCCGAGGACGACACGCGAGACAACGTCTATTACTATGACgaggagggtggtggggaggaagacCAGGTGAGTGGAGCTCCGAGGCTGGGCTTCGCGAGGGCCCTGCTCccgggggcagcgctggggctcGGGCACTCAGGGGCCGGCTCTAGACCCCACTGGCTGGGTGGGTTATTTTTTGTGCCAGACGCATGGAACGTGGGCCTGGCTGGGGTGTCACCGGGGGACCGTGGCCCTGCCAAGCTCTGCACCAGAGCTCTGCTGGCAtcccacctccccccggccagtGCCAGTGCTCAGGCCCTGCTTAGGCTGCTCTTGATTGCCAGCCGCCCCTCGTCCCTCTGacctccctgctgcaggccctgggccaggccatgGGCTCAGAGTGTGGCGGCCGAGGCACAGAGGCCAGGGCCTGCGGAGGTGCACTGCCTGTCAGGGCTCGGTTCCCCAGGGTGGCCCTACAaggctgctctcagcttcctgtggcCGGTaaccttccccagctggctgcttccCTGTAGCCCTCTGTCCAAGCAGCGCTCTGCAGCGCTCCATGGGGCTGAGTGACGCACAGGCCCTAGGGAGGCTGAGCAGCAGTGAGGGAAATTCCTACCTCTGGGTGAGCCCCACCCTCTCTGTCCCACCCTGCTTTGGCTGCGACTTGCGGCACCGCCTGACGTCCCCTCTTCCCACATCCTCCTCCGCAGGACTATGACCTCAGCCAGCTGCACCGCGGCCTGGATGCTCGTCCTGAAGTCACCCGCAGCGACGTGGTCCCGACGCTCATGCCGGCCCCGCAGTACCGGCCTCGCCCCGCCAACCCCGACGAGATTGGCAACTTCATCGATGAGGTGAGCAGGGCGgacggcctggcccggcccggcttGGCTCGTCAGTCCCCTGGGCGGAGGGGCCGGTTCGTAACCCCAAGCTGTGACTTCCACCCAGCGCCCCTGGGTGGTGCGGTGCCTCTCGCCAGGTGGAACCTGCAGGGGCTAGAGCCTGCTCCATGCCAGGCAGGCCCTGCCCGGGGAGCTCGTTCCCACAGCTCAGGACTAGCCACCTTCGGAGCATGATGCGCAGCCCGGTGCCCCcgccaccctccccccagccattgGTACAGGTGCCTGGAACGCAGCGTCTGCATCCCCCGGGGAAAGCGCAGGGATCCCCTCGCTGCTGTGCTCAGAACCAGGCACACGAGACACCAAACACCTGGTTGGGAACCGGGGTGCCTGGAGAGACGAGCCCccagggacagagggagggaagggggcaaccCTGCTGGACGCCCTTGGGGAGCTTGGCTGCCTCGGATcgtctcccaccccctccattggGGCCAGGTTCTGTGGTGGGATTCCTGGGATGTAGCCTGGACCTGTGGGACTGCTCtgcccccttttctctctctcctgggctGTCTCACAATGCCTGGCTGGCAGCAAGCTGCACGCCCCTCAGCACTACCACACAGAGCCCCTGCCCAGCTAGAGCTCCCAAATGCTCCTGAATCACACGCAGAAAGGCATCAGCAAAGCCCTCCGCCATGGGCGCCCGCACCGTACCGTCTGGTACCGCTCCAGATCCCTCCCTGAGCACTGCAAGCTTACGGATTGGTTCAGCACTTCCTCCACGGGGAGAGGGCCTAGGCCAGCCCCAGCAAACCTGCGAGCTCGAGGGAGAACCAGCAGAACCCGTTCATTGATGACAAGGGAGAGATTGATGCCGTTGCACCTGATGGGCAAAAAGCCAAAGAGGGCGTCCAAagacagctgtgtgtgtggccTGCCCCTGCGTGGGAAGGCACCCAGCGGCAGCGCCCCTACCCTGGGGCCTGCATGGCTATGCCCCCCGCACCTCCTCGCAGCTTGTgctgggggctcccctggggccaggagagCGAGAGGCTGGTTCCTCCCAAGAGAAGCCGCCTGTCGGCAGGTGCCCCGGCGGCTGACTGCGAGGCAGGCACTGCGGTGTGCAGGAAGGGCTGATTCTGGGACAGCTCTGCTGTCCTGACCTTCCATTTCCAGTGCACCTGCGGGTCTCCTGAGGGCGTCCCCAAGAGGCACCTCTGCGCAGGGCGAAGCTCGTGCTCTCACTCCCGATTTAATGCTTCTCTCCCCCCAGAACCTGAAGGCGGCTGACACGGACCCCACGGCACCGCCCTACGACTCCCTGCTGGTCTTTGACTACGAGGGCAGCGGCTCCGAGGCGGCCTCGCTCAGCTCCCTCAACTCCTCCGCCTCCGACCAGGACCAGGACTACGACTACCTGCAGGACTGGGGCGGCCGGTTCAGGAAGCTGGCCGACATGTACGGCGGGGGTGAGGACGAAGAGTAGCTGCTGTGAGCATGATCAGGCTGCAGCCGGCGGCGCCTGTGAGGCACATTGCTGTGGTCCTTTCAGTGCATCCCAGCCATTGCTGCTCTGCTCGAGTGGGCTGGATGGCTGGAACTCCCCTCCCTTGGCAGACAACAGCACTGCATGAATCCATCCTCCTGCCAGGCCTGGCGCGGTTTCCTCAGCCGCCACGGAAAGCAGATGCTTTCCAGCTTAATGTGGGCAGAGGGTTCTGCTCCAGGAGCAGCCAGGTTTCAGTCATCCAAGGGCCTTGGCGGCAGCCTGTCAGGAATGAATGTTCCCTCCCGAACATGCTGCCCTTCCCTGCGTTTGCTGTCGGGGCCCCAGGCATTAGCCACATGCTCTAGGGGACCCCCCTTTACCCAGGTCCTCAGGGTCAAGGCAAAACGGGGTTGAGTTAGACAATCCCACCCATACTGACTCCCTAGGGCTCCAGAGGAAAGGCTCCTCACCTTACCCAGGCCCTAGGGCTTAGCACCTACCCTTTTGCCAGTCTGCAGGGTCGTCTTACTAGTGAAAGAGCCTTACACAGCAATATCTTTACCCTCTATTTATTAACAGTTACCAAAACAGACTGCACACACTAGGCCCTTAGTGCTCACCACGCCTGGTCAGGCAGATGACCTTTCCCTGATGGCCAGTCAGGACCTGGGGAACTCAGCTTCTGCACAGGGGAACTGGCCAGACGTTGAGGTCCAAGAGCTCAGATCCGGGGGCGCCAAAGAAATTCCTAGGACCCTCATTTGtacagtgaaacttgagtcctgcttcactatcccttagcccaggggtaGGCAGCTcttacactgggccccactttttgtccctgcaatgagCAGGGGCCACCACCTGCCTAATGTCATCGAAACCGACGGACATTTTGGTTCGGTTCTTGTGAAAAAGCCCCTTTAGGCCCGGGTCAGAAAAGTCTGTAGAAGGTAAAAACGAAATGCGAACACAGATTCCAGCATTggtaatgagctggatgagcctgagacccagcagccagtagTTCTACGCCCCTTGGTGAAGTCTCACCCTCCCCAGGAGGCCTGCCCCCGACTTTGGGTACCGCTGCCTTAGCCGATCACGTCATTAAAGTATTACCACACCCTTCTTTGAGTGACCCTAACACTGTGAACGGCTTCATTCCCCCACCGCCTTGAGTGCTTATAAAATGAATTATGCAACCCAGAGGAAAAGAACGAGATCAAAGCCATACAGATAAATGACAGAGAAGCGGGAACCATAAAAGCAGAACAATCAAGAAGCCGAGATTTCCTCCCCAGGCATGTGAACCAGCTCCTTGCCAGACAGACTGCCGTCAGAGAGTCCTTG
The genomic region above belongs to Carettochelys insculpta isolate YL-2023 chromosome 14, ASM3395843v1, whole genome shotgun sequence and contains:
- the LOC142020614 gene encoding B-cadherin-like encodes the protein MGPPRGRLPGLCLLLLLQAGQWFCEETSPCQPGFSARSYTFHVARRDLETGRVLGKVSFESCTGRKRVVYLSDDTRLKVHTDGVVSVKRPLQLSGHEKSFFIHAWDSAGKKHSAKITVKRSGHGHRPHQHADSPTGAGAEVLVFPESHPGRKRQKRDWVIPPINCPENERGPFPKPLVQIKSNKDRETKIFYSITGQGADEPPVGVFTIERETGWLKVTKPLDREDISNYTLFSHAVSANGQLMEDPMEIIITVSDQNDNRPQFTQEVFTGSVEEGAKPGTPVMQVTATDADDSVNTFNGVIAFSILQQIPEEPHKQMFTINSDNGIISVIAPGLDRETTPNYTLIVQAADLQGQGYTTTARALIEVTDANDNAPVFNPLTYEASVPENEAGVLVTRLTVSDKDKRDSPAWRAKYEIVKGNEGNLFAITTDPNNNNGLLETAKGLDFEAQKQFVLLVIALNDIPFSVSLPTSTATVTVNVEDMNEAPDFIPPVKSAVVSEALPVGQEVTSYTARDPDRSQLQKITYSMGNDPAGWLAIDPENGIITSRLPLDRESSYVVNSTYKAIVLAVDSGQPMATGTGTLLLTLEDVNDNGPVPEPREFDICNQNPVEQRLRIVDLDLPPNTYPFRAELMHGSGSNWTAAVNAQGDSLDIKLTRQLEPGDYSIFLKLVDNQGKSQVTTVKARVCDCEGEARNCERKAAIAGGMGIPVILGILGGILALLILLLVLLLFARKKRGVKELLLPPEDDTRDNVYYYDEEGGGEEDQDYDLSQLHRGLDARPEVTRSDVVPTLMPAPQYRPRPANPDEIGNFIDENLKAADTDPTAPPYDSLLVFDYEGSGSEAASLSSLNSSASDQDQDYDYLQDWGGRFRKLADMYGGGEDEE